One Bos indicus isolate NIAB-ARS_2022 breed Sahiwal x Tharparkar chromosome 22, NIAB-ARS_B.indTharparkar_mat_pri_1.0, whole genome shotgun sequence DNA window includes the following coding sequences:
- the FAM107A gene encoding actin-associated protein FAM107A isoform X1, with product MNRPVEAAPPGSPGTLVERGPAALRSEVLFPRTRAQLRTSMYSEIQRERADIGGLMARPEHREWNPELIKPKKLLNPVKASRNHQEMHRELLMNHRRGLGVDSKPELQRVLEHRRRNQLIKKKKEELEAKRLQCPFEQELLRRQQRLNQLEKPPEKEEDHAPEFIKVRENLRRITTLTSGERAL from the exons ATGAACCGCCCTGTGGAGGCGGCCCCTCCTGGCTCACCCGGGACTCTGGTGGAGCGAGGACCAGCAGCGCTGCGCTCCGAAGTTCTCTTCCCAAGGACACGGGCTCAGCTGAGGA CCTCCATGTACTCAGAGATCCAGAGGGAGCGGGCCGACATCGGAGGCCTGATGGCCCGGCCAGAACACAGAGAATGGAACCCAGAGCTCATCAAGCCCAAGAAGCTGCTGAACCCCGTGAAGGCCTCCCGGAACCACCAGGAGATGCACCGCGAGCTGCTCATGAACcacaggag gggcCTGGGCGTGGACAGCAAGCCCGAGCTGCAGCGTGTCCTGGAGCACCGCCGGCGGAACCAGCTCAtcaagaagaagaaggaggagctggaggcCAAGCGGCTGCAGTGCCCCTTTGAGCAGGAGCTGCTGAGACGGCAGCAGAGGCTGAACCAG cTGGAGAAACcaccagaaaaggaagaggaccATGCCCCTGAATTCATTAAAGTCAGGGAAAACCTGCGGAGAATCACCACTTTGACCAGTGGAGAGAGGGCGCTGTAG
- the FAM107A gene encoding actin-associated protein FAM107A isoform X3: protein MYSEIQRERADIGGLMARPEHREWNPELIKPKKLLNPVKASRNHQEMHRELLMNHRRGLGVDSKPELQRVLEHRRRNQLIKKKKEELEAKRLQCPFEQELLRRQQRLNQLEKPPEKEEDHAPEFIKVRENLRRITTLTSGERAL from the exons ATGTACTCAGAGATCCAGAGGGAGCGGGCCGACATCGGAGGCCTGATGGCCCGGCCAGAACACAGAGAATGGAACCCAGAGCTCATCAAGCCCAAGAAGCTGCTGAACCCCGTGAAGGCCTCCCGGAACCACCAGGAGATGCACCGCGAGCTGCTCATGAACcacaggag gggcCTGGGCGTGGACAGCAAGCCCGAGCTGCAGCGTGTCCTGGAGCACCGCCGGCGGAACCAGCTCAtcaagaagaagaaggaggagctggaggcCAAGCGGCTGCAGTGCCCCTTTGAGCAGGAGCTGCTGAGACGGCAGCAGAGGCTGAACCAG cTGGAGAAACcaccagaaaaggaagaggaccATGCCCCTGAATTCATTAAAGTCAGGGAAAACCTGCGGAGAATCACCACTTTGACCAGTGGAGAGAGGGCGCTGTAG